The proteins below are encoded in one region of Thunnus maccoyii chromosome 24, fThuMac1.1, whole genome shotgun sequence:
- the si:ch211-93g23.2 gene encoding putative methyltransferase DDB_G0268948 has protein sequence MAVRLYEGKEHAAAYLRYRVAPQELISKIMSYVEKKTSKQFNLAVDVGCGSGQGTVLLAPYFTKVVGTDISGAQLEMALANSNPPNVSYRQCPAEELPFASGEVDLVTAMTAAHWFDRQRFLQEADRVLRPGGCLALLSYTMDMELEYRDVSNKLNDICKEFYAALLPFRDPYLASSSGKIYSDMFDSCSYPGKEWNDCLRISRTLPLNGYIGMVETFTSYQKLKQKDPVEAERLSNDIRNKLLSAMQVSSPDTEVSVVMKYFYWLACKP, from the exons ATGGCTGTACGGCTCTATGAGGGTAAAGAGCATGCAGCTGCTTACTTGCGGTACAGAGTGGCACCCCAAGAATTAATCAGCAAGATTATGAGCTACGTGGAGAAAAAG ACATCAAAACAATTCAACCTTGCAGTGGATGTGGGCTGTGGTTCGGGGCAAGGGACCGTGCTATTGGCTCCTTACTTCACCAAGGTGGTTGGAACAGACATTAGCGGCGCCCAGCTGGAGATGGCACTGGCTAATAGCAATCCACCGAATGTCTCATACAG GCAATGTCCAGCAGAGGAGCTACCGTTTGCTTCTGGTGAGGTGGACCTTGTGACAGCCATGACGGCGGCCCACTGGTTCGACCGCCAACGGTTCCTGCAGGAGGCTGACAGGGTGCTGAGGCCTGGAGGCTGCCTGGCCCTCCTGAGCTACACCATGGACATGGAGCTGGAGTACAGGGATGTCTCCAACAAGCTAAATGACATCTGTAAAGAG TTTTATGCTGCCCTCCTTCCTTTCCGAGATCCTTATCTGGCATCAAGCTCTGGGAAGATCTACTCAGACATGTTTGACTCCTGCTCGTACCCGGGCAAAGAGTG GAATGACTGTCTGCGGATTAGCAGAACCCTGCCACTGAATGGATACATTGGCATGGTGGAGACCTTCACCAGCTAccagaaactaaaacaaaaggACCCTGTTGAGGCTGAACGTCTCTCTAACGACATCAGGAACAA GTTGCTGTCTGCCATGCAGGTGTCTTCTCCCGACACAGAAGTCTCAGTGGTTATGAAGTATTTCTACTGGCTGGCATGCAAACCTTGA
- the LOC121891655 gene encoding receptor activity-modifying protein 1-like, translating to MALESASLLKAGLVLLMAAQVLPSVSACNRGGYEKTINDLCLEKFKVDLRGLDQDLWCSWPDTTEIYEGLTNCTFQEAMKMDCFWPNQIVDRFFMQIHQTYFHDCPLTGRLLHDPPISILAPFIAVPVLVTLLMTALVVWRSKRTKGVL from the exons ATGGCTCTGGAGAGCGCGTCGCTCCTGAAGGCAGGGCTTGTGTTGTTGATGGCTG CTCAAGTCCTGCCATCAGTGAGTGCCTGCAACAGGGGTGGCTACGAGAAAACGATCAACGATCTTTGCTTAGAGAAGTTCAAAGTCGACTTGAGAGGACTGGACCAAGACCTGTGGTGCAGCTGGCCGGATACAACAGA GATCTATGAGGGCCTAACAAACTGCACCTTCCAGGAGGCCATGAAGATGGACTGCTTCTGGCCTAATCAGATAGTGGACCGCTTCTTCATGCAAATTCACCAGACATACTTCCACGACTGTCCTCTGACCGGCCGGCTCCTCCATGACCCGCCAATCAGCATCCTCGCCCCGTTCATTGCAGTGCCAGTATTGGTCACCCTGCTCATGACTGCTCTAGTGGTGTGGAGGAGTAAGCGCACAAAGGGAGTGCTGTAA